The DNA segment CCGAATTTACGCGCGGCAAAGCTAGTTAAACTAAAAGCTGTTTTTTAGAGCCAAGAATTTTTGTTCCTGAACCTCGTTAAGCTTCATTTTGTCATCGCGGCTTACGTAAAGCTTAAAGATTATGTTATTTTCCGAATCGTAAAAGTGCAGGCTACGTCCGAGAAGGCCCATAAATTTGGTGCTTGCAAAGCCAATTTTAGCGATCGCATCTTCTTTTAAATGTCCGCCCAAAAAGCCGCTTTTGCCACTAAAATTTAAAAATCCATGCGCTTTTTTAGGCATAGCTACGTTCACTTTGATCTCGATGATAAATTCCGGCGTATTTTTGATAAAAAGCATCTCGCCCCAGGTGCTGACTTCCTCAAAAATTTTGTCTAAGTGCTCTTTGCCTACTTCCTTAAATTCCTCTTCGCCTCTGTGTTGTAAGATGTCGTATTCGCGCACTCCAAGCTTCTTTGCAGCGTCGTAGACGGACATCTTTTTATCCTCGAAAAGCTCGTCGATCTGCTTTTTTAAGTCGTTCATTTTTTATCCTTTCAAAATATAAGTTTTGATAATCGT comes from the Campylobacter rectus genome and includes:
- the hutX gene encoding heme utilization cystosolic carrier protein HutX encodes the protein MNDLKKQIDELFEDKKMSVYDAAKKLGVREYDILQHRGEEEFKEVGKEHLDKIFEEVSTWGEMLFIKNTPEFIIEIKVNVAMPKKAHGFLNFSGKSGFLGGHLKEDAIAKIGFASTKFMGLLGRSLHFYDSENNIIFKLYVSRDDKMKLNEVQEQKFLALKNSF